The window TGAAGCGGACCACGGACTTCAACGCGGTGCCCGTGATGGGCGCGGTCCACGGCATCCTGTTCATCCTGTACGTGATCTTCTGGGCCGACGCCTGGAACCGCGCCAAGTGGCCGCTGGGCACCGCGGCCCTCTACTTCGTCCTCTCGGTCCTGCCCACCGGCGGCTTCTTCGCCGA of the Streptomyces sp. NBC_01788 genome contains:
- a CDS encoding DUF3817 domain-containing protein yields the protein MDIKTATALRRLRLVSAPEAVSFLLLLVCSVLKRTTDFNAVPVMGAVHGILFILYVIFWADAWNRAKWPLGTAALYFVLSVLPTGGFFAERRLKREAEDAVIASRARREGIVKA